GACGATGAGCGGGTCAAGGAGCTTGCCCGCATGCTGGCCGGTCAGGAGGACTCCGAGAGCGCGCAGGCGCACGCCCAGGAATTGCTGGACGACGCAAAGCTCCTGCCGCAGCGCGCCTAGTGCTGCGGGGAGTGCGAGCACAATCACATCAGTGCACTTAATCCCGCCCGGGTCTTGCTTGGACCGCGGTGGTGAGCAACTATTGACCATTTGGGGAATCCGAACGGACGCTTGGAAGGCGTAATTGATGATAAGCTCGAATTCCGTGGTGCAGCGATCAAATTCCCGTGTAAATTCCCGGTTCCCGGGCTCGTCCAAGACGACCAAACACATCTTCGTCACCGGTGGTGTGGCGTCCTCGCTCGGTAAGGGTCTGACGGCTTCCAGCCTCGGTCACCTGCTGCGGGCACGTGGTTTGTCTGTAACTATGCAGAAGCTCGATCCTTATCTGAACGTGGATCCGGGCACGATGAACCCCTTCCAGCACGGCGAAGTATTCGTGACTGATGACGGCGCCGAAACAGACCTGGACATTGGTCACTACGAGCGCTTCCTTGATGAGAACCTCGAAGGTTCGGCCAACGTCACAACGGGCCAGATCTACTCCACCGTTATCGCCAAGGAACGTCGCGGCGAATACCTTGGGGACACCGTTCAGGTCATTCCCCACATCACCGATGAAATCAAGCGCCGCATGCGCCTGCCTGCCGAAGGCAAAAACGCTCCGGACGTCATCATCACCGAAATCGGCGGCACGGTTGGCGACATCGAGTCGCAGCCGTTCCTGGAGTCTGCACGGCAGGTTCGTCAGGACGTGGGCCGGAACAACGTCTTCTTCCTGCACGTTTCGCTGGTCCCGTACATCGGTCCTTCCCAGGAACTGAAGACCAAGCCCACCCAGCACTCCGTGGCGGCTCTCCGCTCCATTGGTATCCAGCCTGAAGCAATCGTGATCCGCTCAGACCGCGAAGTGCCCGATGCCATGCGGGAGAAGATCGGCCGCATGTGCGACGTCGACATCGACGCCGTGGTTAACGCCGCTGACGCACCCAGCATCTACGACATCCCCAAAACCCTTCACTCGCAGGGCCTGGACTCCTACATCGTCCGTGCACTGGATCTGCCGTTCAAGGACGTTGACTGGAGCAAGTGGGACAAGCTGCTTGAAGCTGTCCACAACCCCAAGCACGAGGTCGAGGTAGCCCTGGTGGGCAAGTACATCGACCTTCCGGACGCCTACCTCTCGGTCACCGAGGCACTTCGCGCCGGCGGTTTTGCCAACGAAGCCAAGGTCAAGATCCGCTGGGTCCCGTCGGACGAGTGTGAAACCCTGGCCGGTGCAACCAAGTCCCTGGCCGGCGTGGACGCCATCTGCGTTCCCGGTGGCTTCGGTATCCGCGGCCTCGAAGGCAAGCTGGGCGCGTTGAAGTTCGCCCGTGAAACCAAGCTCCCGGTCCTGGGCCTTTGCTTGGGCCTGCAGTGCATGGTGATCGAGTATGCACGCAACGTAGTTGGCCTTGAAGGTGCTTCCTCCAGCGAGTTCGAGCCGGATTCGAAGTACCCGGTTATCGCCACCATGGAAGAGCAGCTGGACATCGTGGAAGGCAAGGGAGACCTTGGCGGCACCATGCGCCTGGGCCTCTACGAAGCCAAGCTGGACGAAGGCTCGGTCATTGCCGAGACTTATGGCACCACCACCGTCAGCGAACGCCACCGCCACCGCTACGAGGTCAACAACAAGTACCGTGACCAGATCGCTGCCGAGGGCCTGGTGTTCTCCGGTACGTCTCCTGACGGCAAGCTGGTGGAGTATGTGGAGCTTCCCCGTGAAGTCCACCCGTACTACGTGGCAACGCAGGCGCACCCGGAGCTCAGCTCCCGCCCCACGCGCCCCCACCCGCTGTTCGCAGGTTTGGTCAAGGCTGCCTTGGAGCGTCGCGAAGGTGCGCCCGTGGCCACCAAGACCGGTGCCCGCGCGGTAGCTGCCAAGTAAACGCAAGTACTAGTGAAGGACGGCGCGATGCCCGGTATTTCTGAAACCCCCCGCACATCAAGGCAGGTTTCGGACATGCCGAGCCCGCGCCGTCTTTTGTCTACCAGCAAGGTGTACGAAGGCCGCATTTGGGACGTTGTCAGCGACTCGTTCCAACTCAGCGACGGCACGGACACCCTGGTTCGTGATTACATCGACCACCCGGGCGCTGTGGCAGTGCTGCCCATGAACGTGGACGGTGAGATTCTGCTGCTGAAGCAGTACCGGCATCCCGTGGCCATGGATCTGTGGGAGATTCCCGCCGGCCTGCTGGACGTCGAAGGCGAGGATTTCGTGGTGGGCGCGGCCAGGGAGCTGGCAGAGGAAGCCGACCTGGTGGCCGCTACCTGGAACGTCCTTGTGGACTTCTTCAACTCGCCGGGTTCTTCCAGCGAGGCAGTCCGGATCTATCTGGCACGGGGCCTCAGCGACGTCCCTGTGGCGGAACGCCACGTCCGCACCGATGAAGAGGCCGAGATTGAACTTCACTGGGTGCCGCTCGACGAAGCCGTGAAGGCAGTGCTGGAAGGCCGGCTGCACAATCCTTCTGCGGTGCTGGGGATCCTTGCCGCCGCTGCCGCGAAGGCCGATGGTTTCACCAGCCTTCGGCCAGCCAATGCGCCTTGGCCGGCTCATCCGAGCCAGCGCTGAGCATGGCCGAGGCCGCCACTCGAACCGCCAACGGCGTTGACCGCGCAATAACCGACTATCTCCAGCACGTTGGTGTGGAACGCGGCTTGGCGGCAAACACTTTGTCTGCGTACCGTAGGGACCTCGCCCGATACTCCAACTTCCTGGCGGCCCAAGGTGTGGAACAGCCCGGAAGTATCACACGGCACCACGTGACAGCCTTCGTCCAGGCATTGTCCGACGGCTCCGATGGCGCCGCCGCCTTGGGCGTCCGCTCCGCCGCCCGCACCGTGGTGGCTGTACGTGGACTCCACAAGTTTTGGGCGCTCGAAGGAACCACGACGGCGGACCCCGCCAGCGATGTCCACCCGCCTATGCCGGGCAAACGGCTTCCAAAAGCCATCAGCGTTGGTGAAGTGACGCGCATCCTGGAAGCTGCCGGCTCGGATACCGCTACCGGTCTCCGTGACCGCGCACTGCTAGAATTTCTCTACTCCACAGGGGCCCGCATCAGCGAGGCCGTGGGACTGGATGTTGATGACGTCTCCCTCGAAGACACCGGCGGTGACCCTGCCATCGTGAGGCTGTTCGGCAAGGGTTCCAAGGAACGTCTGGTTCCTCTGGGCTCCTTCGGTGCCCGCGCCGTCGGGGCCTATGTTGTCCGCGGCAGGCCGCTGCTGGCGTCCAAGGGGAAAGGCACTCCGGCGCTGTTCCTCAACGCCCGTGGTGGCCGGATCAGCAGGCAGAGTGCGTGGACCATCCTCAAGACGGCGGCCGAGAAGGCCAACATCACCAAAGATGTCTCGCCGCACACGCTGCGCCATTCCTTCGCCACCCACCTCCTGGAGGGCGGTGCGGATGTCAGGGTGGTCCAGGAGTTGCTGGGACATGCGTCCGTGACCACCACACAGGTCTATACCCTGGTCACAGCGGACACTTTGCGTGAGGTCTACGCAGCCGCGCATCCCAGAGCGCTCGGATAACCGGAGCGCTCGGATAACCAGAGCTATTCGAGCACGTTCAGCGTCAGCTCCACGGCGTCGACGAACAACGCCAGCAGCGACGTCCCCAAGCCAGCTACGAGCAACAGCCCGGGGTGCGCGAGCCCCACTACTACGCGCTTGAGCCTTGGGCGCCCGCGCAGGAACTTCTTCGGTACGCGTGTCTTCAGCGGTATCTGCCGCCAGCCCCGCAAACGCCGCAGGAACCATGCACAGCGCACAATGAAGGCCATCCACAGGATGGAGAGCACCAGCGGAACTGCGGCCAGCATGAGGTTGAAACCCAGTGCCGTGACTTCCTTTTCGGAATCGCCAATCACGGACTGGACAGTGGTGGAGATCGAGGCACTCATCACCACCGACGTTGCCCAGACCATGAACGCTGCCACTAATGCGAGGAAGCGGACGAAGAAGTGGCCCAGGACTGTCGCGTCCACCGCACGCAGGTGGCTTCGTGGCGTGGCATGAAGCACCACCAGCGTGGAGATTAGCGTCGGCAGTGCCGCTACGAGGACCAGCAGGTACCAGGTCCATCCGGCAAGGTCCACCACCTCGTCCAAGACGATCAGCCCTGCCCACACCACAGTCCACGCCCAACCTGCATAGAGCGGGTGTGCCACCAACCAACGGGGTAGCCAGGAGTCCCGTTCAGCCTTAGCATTGGGGACCATTTCTGCGGCACCGATACCTCGCTTGGACGGCGGTTCTGCATCGTCTTCGACGGCGGCCGCATTGGCGCGCGCGTCACCCCCACCTTCAGTCATGGGCTCACTGTAGCAATGGCGGCAGTGGCAGGGGAGATCAGGTTAAGGTAGGCAGCATGACTGCAGCCCATGTGACCTTGTGCTTCCTCCTCCGCGACGCCGCGGACGGCGAACATGTTTTGCTCGGGACCAAGAAGACGGGTTTCGGCAGGGGCAAGGTAGTGGGTGTCGGCGGGCATGTTGAAGCGGGGGAGACCGCCTCGGAGGCTGCATGCCGTGAGGTCATGGAGGAAATCAATGTTGTGGTTCAGGCGAAGGACCTGATTCCTGCGGGCACTGTGGACTTCGTGTTCCCGGCCAAGCCGGAGTGGAACATGGCAACTACTGTGTTCCTGACCCGCGAGTGGGACGGGGAACCATCGGAAAGCGACGAGATTGCCCCTGCATGGTTCCCTGTGGCACAGCTTCCCGTGAATCGGATGTGGGCTGACGCCGAACACTGGCTGCCGGCCATGATTTCCGGCCAGCGCATCGCCGTAACGGTGGCCTTGGCGGCAGATAACGAGAATGTGGCTGACGTCTACACGGTTGCTTGGGTGGACCCCGAGTCGTAGAAATAGCGACGGCGGACCGGTCGCCTTTCGGTGACCGGCCCGCCGTCGTTCTTCCTGCTTTAGTCCGGAAGCGTTACGGCACGTGCCGTTCTTCCGGACCGTTGTACTCGCTCAGCGGGCGGATGAGTGAGTTGGAAGCCACCTGCTCCATGATGTGCGCGGTCCAGCCGGTGATGCGGCTGGCCACGAACAGCGGGGTGAACGTCTGGGTGTCGAAGCCCATGAGGTGGTACGTGGGGCCGGCAGGGTAGTCGAGGTTGGGCTTGATCGCCTTGGCCTCCTCCATGGCCTGCTCCAAGCCGTTGTACAGCCCCAGGAGTTCGGGCCGTCCGTAGTGGGCGATCATCTTGTCCAGGGCGGCCTTCATGGTGGGCACACGGGAGTCGCCGTGCTTGTAGACGCGGTGTCCGAAGCCCATGACCTTCTTCTTCTGTGCCAGGGCGTCTTCCATCCAGGCACGGGCGCGGGTGGCGGCTTCCTCGAGGGATTCTTCGCTGCGGATGCCGATCTCATCGAACGTGTGCATCACAGCTTCGTTGGCTCCACCGTGCAGAGGACCCTTGAGAGCGCCGATCGCGGCAGTAACAGCGGAGTGCAGGTCCGAGAGCGTGGAGGTGACCACACGTGCCGTGAAGGTTGATGCGTTAAAGGAGTGCTCGGCGTAGAGGATCATGGAGACGTTGAACGCCTCCACCACTTCGGGAACCTGCTCTTCGCCGAAGGTCATCCAGAGGAAGTTGGCGGAGTAGTCCAGGTCCTCGCGGGGTTCCACAGGCTCCTGGCCGCGGCGGCGGCGCTGGTCGTAGGCAACGACGGCGGGCATGGCCGCCCAGAGGTCGATTGCCTTCTTCATGTTCGCCTCGGGGGTGGGATCCTCGGCCAACTCGTGCCGGGCACCGAGCACG
This genomic interval from Paenarthrobacter aurescens TC1 contains the following:
- the xerD gene encoding tyrosine recombinase XerD (identified by match to protein family HMM PF00589; match to protein family HMM PF02899; match to protein family HMM TIGR02225), whose product is MAEAATRTANGVDRAITDYLQHVGVERGLAANTLSAYRRDLARYSNFLAAQGVEQPGSITRHHVTAFVQALSDGSDGAAALGVRSAARTVVAVRGLHKFWALEGTTTADPASDVHPPMPGKRLPKAISVGEVTRILEAAGSDTATGLRDRALLEFLYSTGARISEAVGLDVDDVSLEDTGGDPAIVRLFGKGSKERLVPLGSFGARAVGAYVVRGRPLLASKGKGTPALFLNARGGRISRQSAWTILKTAAEKANITKDVSPHTLRHSFATHLLEGGADVRVVQELLGHASVTTTQVYTLVTADTLREVYAAAHPRALG
- the pyrG gene encoding CTP synthase (identified by match to protein family HMM PF00117; match to protein family HMM PF06418; match to protein family HMM TIGR00337) — protein: MISSNSVVQRSNSRVNSRFPGSSKTTKHIFVTGGVASSLGKGLTASSLGHLLRARGLSVTMQKLDPYLNVDPGTMNPFQHGEVFVTDDGAETDLDIGHYERFLDENLEGSANVTTGQIYSTVIAKERRGEYLGDTVQVIPHITDEIKRRMRLPAEGKNAPDVIITEIGGTVGDIESQPFLESARQVRQDVGRNNVFFLHVSLVPYIGPSQELKTKPTQHSVAALRSIGIQPEAIVIRSDREVPDAMREKIGRMCDVDIDAVVNAADAPSIYDIPKTLHSQGLDSYIVRALDLPFKDVDWSKWDKLLEAVHNPKHEVEVALVGKYIDLPDAYLSVTEALRAGGFANEAKVKIRWVPSDECETLAGATKSLAGVDAICVPGGFGIRGLEGKLGALKFARETKLPVLGLCLGLQCMVIEYARNVVGLEGASSSEFEPDSKYPVIATMEEQLDIVEGKGDLGGTMRLGLYEAKLDEGSVIAETYGTTTVSERHRHRYEVNNKYRDQIAAEGLVFSGTSPDGKLVEYVELPREVHPYYVATQAHPELSSRPTRPHPLFAGLVKAALERREGAPVATKTGARAVAAK
- a CDS encoding putative mutT/nudix family protein (identified by match to protein family HMM PF00293), whose amino-acid sequence is MPSPRRLLSTSKVYEGRIWDVVSDSFQLSDGTDTLVRDYIDHPGAVAVLPMNVDGEILLLKQYRHPVAMDLWEIPAGLLDVEGEDFVVGAARELAEEADLVAATWNVLVDFFNSPGSSSEAVRIYLARGLSDVPVAERHVRTDEEAEIELHWVPLDEAVKAVLEGRLHNPSAVLGILAAAAAKADGFTSLRPANAPWPAHPSQR
- a CDS encoding hypothetical protein (identified by Glimmer2; putative), with amino-acid sequence MTEGGGDARANAAAVEDDAEPPSKRGIGAAEMVPNAKAERDSWLPRWLVAHPLYAGWAWTVVWAGLIVLDEVVDLAGWTWYLLVLVAALPTLISTLVVLHATPRSHLRAVDATVLGHFFVRFLALVAAFMVWATSVVMSASISTTVQSVIGDSEKEVTALGFNLMLAAVPLVLSILWMAFIVRCAWFLRRLRGWRQIPLKTRVPKKFLRGRPRLKRVVVGLAHPGLLLVAGLGTSLLALFVDAVELTLNVLE
- the gltA gene encoding citrate synthase (identified by match to protein family HMM PF00285; match to protein family HMM TIGR01800), with translation MVAVDIKKGLAGVVVDYTAVSKVNPDTNSLLYRGYPVQELAAKCSFEEVAYLLWNGELPTDAELAEFTARERSGRALDPVVKSVVDTLPTTAHPMDVCRTAASVLGARHELAEDPTPEANMKKAIDLWAAMPAVVAYDQRRRRGQEPVEPREDLDYSANFLWMTFGEEQVPEVVEAFNVSMILYAEHSFNASTFTARVVTSTLSDLHSAVTAAIGALKGPLHGGANEAVMHTFDEIGIRSEESLEEAATRARAWMEDALAQKKKVMGFGHRVYKHGDSRVPTMKAALDKMIAHYGRPELLGLYNGLEQAMEEAKAIKPNLDYPAGPTYHLMGFDTQTFTPLFVASRITGWTAHIMEQVASNSLIRPLSEYNGPEERHVP
- a CDS encoding putative mutT/nudix family protein (identified by match to protein family HMM PF00293) encodes the protein MTAAHVTLCFLLRDAADGEHVLLGTKKTGFGRGKVVGVGGHVEAGETASEAACREVMEEINVVVQAKDLIPAGTVDFVFPAKPEWNMATTVFLTREWDGEPSESDEIAPAWFPVAQLPVNRMWADAEHWLPAMISGQRIAVTVALAADNENVADVYTVAWVDPES